The Leucobacter rhizosphaerae genome includes a region encoding these proteins:
- the gcvT gene encoding glycine cleavage system aminomethyltransferase GcvT, which produces MTDPKHTALHEEHAALGAVFTDFGGWDMPLRYASELAEHRAVRGAAGLFDLSHMGEIRVEGPDAATFLNTALVGNLAAIAVGKAKYSLICAEDGGIIDDLISYRRAEDQYLLVPNAGNADTVAEALRERSRGFDVTITDVSAETSLIAVQGPNAVAILHTVTPESQHALVSEMRYYAADDATVAGIDVLLARTGYTGEDGFELYVPNDRAAELWRALLAAGADHELIPAGLAARDSLRLEAGMPLYGNELSRETNPFEAGLGPVVSFTKEESFVGRAALEAVRETGPQRVLVGLRGAGRRAGRSGYAVLAGDEVVGSVTSGLPSPTLGYPIALAYVRPEFAAPGTALSVDLRGKAEPFEVVPLPFYARPA; this is translated from the coding sequence GGATATGCCGCTGCGATATGCCTCGGAGCTCGCCGAGCACCGGGCGGTCCGTGGCGCCGCGGGCCTCTTCGACCTCTCGCACATGGGGGAGATCCGCGTCGAGGGCCCCGACGCTGCGACGTTCTTGAACACCGCGCTCGTCGGCAACCTCGCCGCCATCGCGGTGGGCAAGGCGAAGTACTCGCTGATCTGCGCCGAGGACGGCGGCATCATCGACGACCTCATCAGCTACCGGCGCGCCGAGGATCAATACCTCCTGGTGCCGAACGCGGGCAACGCTGACACCGTCGCCGAGGCGCTGCGCGAGCGCTCGCGCGGCTTCGATGTCACCATCACCGACGTGTCGGCGGAGACCAGCCTGATCGCGGTGCAGGGGCCGAACGCGGTGGCGATCCTGCACACCGTCACTCCCGAGTCCCAGCACGCCCTCGTGAGTGAGATGCGGTACTACGCGGCTGACGACGCGACCGTCGCGGGGATCGACGTGCTGCTCGCGCGCACGGGCTACACCGGGGAGGACGGGTTCGAGCTCTACGTGCCGAACGATCGCGCCGCCGAACTCTGGCGTGCGCTGCTCGCGGCCGGGGCCGACCACGAGCTGATCCCCGCCGGGCTGGCCGCCCGCGATTCGCTGCGGCTCGAGGCGGGGATGCCGCTCTACGGCAACGAGCTGAGCCGCGAGACCAATCCGTTCGAGGCGGGCCTCGGGCCGGTGGTCTCCTTCACGAAGGAGGAGTCCTTCGTCGGACGCGCCGCGCTCGAGGCCGTGCGGGAGACCGGGCCGCAGCGAGTGCTCGTCGGCCTCCGCGGCGCGGGCCGCCGCGCCGGGCGGAGCGGCTACGCCGTGCTGGCGGGCGACGAGGTGGTCGGTTCGGTCACGAGCGGGCTTCCGAGTCCGACACTCGGGTACCCGATCGCGCTCGCGTACGTCCGCCCCGAGTTCGCGGCGCCCGGCACCGCCCTGTCCGTCGACCTGCGCGGCAAGGCCGAGCCCTTCGAGGTCGTGCCGCTGCCGTTTTACGCGCGGCCGGCCTGA
- the gcvH gene encoding glycine cleavage system protein GcvH, protein MSTVRTGLQYSVEHEWITSETPATVGVSEVAVDALGEIVYVDLPEVGATVTAGQPCGEIESTKSASELFSPVTGEVTEVNDAAVADPAIINAEPYGAGWLFRVATTEAGPLLSAEEYAAANDAELSE, encoded by the coding sequence ATGAGCACCGTACGCACCGGACTCCAGTACTCCGTCGAGCACGAGTGGATCACCTCCGAGACCCCCGCTACCGTCGGCGTCTCCGAGGTCGCGGTCGACGCCCTCGGAGAGATCGTGTACGTCGACCTCCCCGAGGTGGGCGCGACCGTGACCGCGGGGCAGCCTTGCGGTGAGATCGAATCGACGAAGTCGGCCTCGGAGCTGTTCTCGCCGGTCACGGGCGAGGTCACCGAGGTGAACGACGCCGCGGTCGCCGATCCTGCGATCATCAACGCGGAGCCCTACGGTGCCGGGTGGCTCTTCCGCGTCGCGACGACCGAGGCCGGCCCGCTGCTCTCGGCGGAGGAGTACGCGGCCGCGAACGACGCCGAGCTCTCGGAGTAA
- a CDS encoding L-serine ammonia-lyase: MAISAFDLFSVGVGPSSSHTVGPMRAAQHFVERVRREGALGSVASLEVELFGSLAATGHGHGTFTAVLLGLEGFDPAQILPAESEEALARIETSGIVRLGGALAAGLGSAAASGSSAAYAEVPFAIADIVLRPLTVLPRHTNGMRFRVRDGVGEVLEEQTYFSVGGGFVVREGAEQTVLDGLEAAISEQPYPFTTAAELLAHTEASGLSVAEVMRSNELVRRDAAEIQAGLSHIWRVMEECKDAALRRTGVLPGGLEVRRRAPDWHRRLTAQDPDRDPRYWQEWVNLVALAVNEENASGGRVVTAPTNGAAGIIPAVLFYATHYAPGVDPADAAARERIVSDFLLAAAAIGVLVKEQASISGAEVGCQGEVGSASSMAAAGLAQVLGGSPAQVENAAEIAMEHNLGLTCDPVGGLVQIPCIERNAIAASQAINAAKMALMGDGAHHVSLDQVIATMRETGRDMSDKYKETSTGGLAVNVVEC; this comes from the coding sequence ATGGCGATCAGTGCGTTCGACCTCTTCAGTGTCGGCGTCGGGCCATCGAGCTCCCACACCGTGGGGCCGATGCGCGCCGCCCAGCACTTCGTCGAGCGGGTGCGCCGCGAGGGCGCGCTCGGTTCCGTCGCCTCGCTCGAGGTCGAACTCTTCGGGTCGCTCGCGGCGACGGGGCACGGGCACGGCACCTTCACCGCGGTGCTCCTCGGCCTCGAAGGCTTCGATCCCGCGCAGATTCTGCCTGCGGAGTCGGAGGAGGCGCTCGCGCGCATCGAGACGAGTGGGATCGTGCGGCTCGGTGGTGCACTCGCTGCCGGGCTGGGATCGGCCGCCGCGTCGGGATCTTCCGCCGCCTACGCCGAAGTACCGTTCGCGATCGCCGACATCGTGCTGCGCCCACTCACCGTGCTGCCGCGCCACACGAACGGCATGCGGTTCCGGGTGCGAGACGGTGTGGGCGAGGTGCTGGAGGAGCAGACCTATTTCTCCGTCGGCGGCGGGTTTGTGGTTCGCGAGGGCGCCGAGCAGACCGTGCTCGACGGCCTCGAGGCCGCGATCTCCGAGCAGCCGTACCCGTTCACCACGGCCGCGGAACTGCTCGCGCACACCGAGGCGAGCGGGCTCTCCGTCGCGGAGGTGATGCGCTCGAACGAGCTCGTGCGCCGCGATGCCGCCGAGATTCAGGCGGGTCTCTCGCACATCTGGCGGGTGATGGAGGAGTGCAAGGACGCGGCGCTCCGGCGCACGGGCGTGCTGCCGGGCGGTCTCGAGGTGCGGCGGCGGGCCCCCGACTGGCATCGACGGCTGACGGCACAGGATCCCGATCGCGACCCGCGCTACTGGCAGGAGTGGGTGAACCTCGTGGCGCTGGCGGTCAATGAGGAGAACGCCTCGGGCGGACGGGTCGTGACCGCCCCGACGAACGGTGCGGCCGGGATCATTCCGGCGGTCCTGTTCTACGCGACGCACTACGCGCCGGGGGTGGATCCCGCGGACGCCGCCGCTCGGGAGCGGATCGTCAGCGACTTCCTGCTCGCCGCGGCCGCGATCGGGGTGCTCGTCAAGGAGCAGGCATCGATCTCCGGCGCCGAGGTGGGCTGCCAGGGTGAGGTCGGATCGGCGTCGTCGATGGCAGCGGCCGGGCTGGCCCAGGTGCTCGGCGGCTCGCCGGCGCAGGTCGAGAACGCCGCGGAGATCGCGATGGAGCACAACCTGGGGCTGACGTGCGACCCGGTGGGCGGGCTGGTGCAGATCCCGTGCATCGAACGCAACGCGATCGCCGCCTCGCAGGCCATCAACGCCGCCAAGATGGCGCTGATGGGCGACGGCGCCCACCACGTGAGTCTCGACCAGGTGATCGCAACGATGCGCGAGACGGGCCGCGACATGAGCGACAAGTACAAGGAGACGTCGACGGGTGGGCTCGCCGTGAACGTGGTCGAGTGCTAG
- a CDS encoding TIGR00730 family Rossman fold protein produces MTAPDPDTVDAAIDALLADAGVTGQRSLVRRIIATGIGLAHDGADRLDLKISAAALEEMRAAFRLFAPYREIPKVTFFGSARIRAQDPLWVSAEAASRGLAERGWLVVTGAGPGIMEAAATGAGPERSLGVSIRLPFEEHPNAQSAANDRLVAMKYFFTRKLMLVKESSGFLCLPGGFGTLDETLELLTLQQTGKMEPTPIVLLDRPGGTYWRGFARFVTEELAGTGMITINDLDRVLVTDSVDAAIDEITGFWRNYDSLRWVGDRLVLRLRTAPTDAELADLNARFSGLCATGRIEHTEPLDEEHSERDLLELPRIVFTPLRRSVGDLHRLIRALNQLV; encoded by the coding sequence GTGACTGCGCCAGATCCCGACACCGTAGACGCTGCCATCGACGCGCTCCTGGCCGATGCCGGGGTGACCGGGCAGCGCTCGCTCGTGCGCCGGATCATCGCGACGGGCATCGGCCTCGCGCACGACGGCGCGGACCGGCTCGACCTCAAGATCTCCGCGGCGGCGCTCGAGGAGATGCGGGCCGCGTTCCGCCTCTTCGCGCCCTACCGCGAGATTCCGAAGGTGACGTTCTTCGGCTCAGCCCGGATTCGGGCGCAGGATCCCCTCTGGGTGTCTGCCGAGGCGGCGTCGAGGGGTCTGGCGGAGCGTGGCTGGCTCGTCGTGACCGGGGCCGGGCCCGGGATCATGGAGGCCGCAGCCACCGGGGCGGGCCCGGAGCGCTCGCTCGGGGTATCGATCCGGCTGCCGTTCGAGGAGCACCCGAACGCGCAGTCCGCGGCGAACGATCGCCTCGTGGCTATGAAGTACTTCTTCACTCGCAAGCTCATGCTGGTGAAGGAGTCGAGCGGGTTTCTGTGCCTGCCGGGCGGGTTCGGCACCCTCGACGAGACCCTCGAACTCCTGACCCTGCAGCAGACGGGCAAGATGGAGCCGACGCCGATCGTGCTGCTCGACCGACCGGGCGGTACGTACTGGCGAGGCTTCGCGCGGTTCGTCACGGAGGAGCTCGCCGGGACAGGCATGATCACGATCAACGACCTCGATCGGGTGCTCGTCACCGACTCGGTGGACGCGGCGATCGACGAGATCACCGGGTTCTGGCGCAACTACGATTCACTGCGCTGGGTGGGGGATCGACTCGTGCTCAGACTGCGCACCGCACCGACGGATGCCGAGCTCGCGGACCTGAACGCGCGCTTCTCCGGTCTCTGCGCAACGGGCCGGATCGAACACACCGAGCCGCTCGACGAGGAGCACTCGGAGCGCGACCTGCTTGAGCTGCCGCGCATCGTGTTCACGCCGCTCCGTCGCTCAGTGGGAGACCTGCACCGCCTGATCCGGGCGCTCAATCAGCTCGTCTGA
- a CDS encoding ATP-binding cassette domain-containing protein yields the protein MTAPHPADTHDRIRVQGAREHNLKDVSVDLPKRRLTVFTGVSGSGKSSLVFATIAAESQRLINETYSAFVQGFMPSQSRPDVDVLEGLTTAIIVDQERMGANPRSTVGTATDVNAMLRIVFSRLGSPRIGSPNAFSFNVASISGAGAVTLEKGGTTVKERRSFEILGGMCPECEGRGTVSDFALDELYDADKTLTEGALKVPGFSMDGWYGRIFAVMVPMDTPIRDFTDEQLHVLLHNEPVKVKADGVNVTYEGLIPRIQKSMLSKDREAMQSHIRAFVDRAIVFTACPSCDGTRLNETARSSKIRGLSIADACAMQISDLAEWVREIDDPGLAPLIEKLLDTLDSFVQIGLGYLSLDRPAGTLSGGESQRTKMIRHLGSSITDATYVFDEPSIGLHPHDIQRMNQLLLRLRDKGNTVLVVEHKPEMIEIADHVVDLGPGAGAQGGEICFEGSVAALRESGTRTGIHLDDRAQLKPETRTGSGSIAVRGADRHNLQGIDVDVPLGVLCVVTGVAGSGKSTLIHGYVSPQEGVVAVDQGAIKGSRRSNPATYTGLLDPVRTAFAKANGVKPALFSANSEGACPECKGAGVIFTDLGMMATMESPCEVCEGKRFAAEVLEYTLGGKNIAEVLDLSMADAREFFAGGESKVPKAAKILDRLVDVGLGYLTLGQPLSTLSGGERQRLKLAIHMIEDADVYVLDEPTTGLHLADVELLLGLLDRLVDAGKSVIVIEHHQAVMAHADWIIDIGPGAGQQGGTVVFEGTPQDLVAGKATLTAQHLVEYVGAA from the coding sequence ATGACTGCACCGCACCCCGCCGACACCCACGACCGCATCCGGGTCCAGGGCGCCCGCGAGCACAATTTGAAGGACGTCAGTGTCGACCTCCCGAAGCGCCGTTTGACCGTCTTCACCGGGGTCTCCGGCTCGGGCAAGAGCTCGCTCGTCTTCGCGACCATCGCTGCGGAGTCGCAGCGGCTGATCAACGAGACCTACAGCGCGTTCGTGCAGGGGTTCATGCCGAGTCAGAGCCGCCCCGACGTCGATGTGCTCGAGGGGCTGACGACCGCGATCATCGTGGACCAGGAGCGGATGGGCGCGAACCCGCGCTCGACCGTGGGCACGGCCACCGACGTCAACGCGATGCTGCGCATCGTGTTCTCGCGGCTCGGCTCCCCGCGCATCGGCTCCCCGAACGCCTTCTCGTTCAACGTCGCCTCGATCAGCGGTGCCGGCGCCGTGACTCTCGAGAAGGGCGGCACGACCGTCAAGGAGCGCCGCAGCTTCGAGATCCTGGGGGGCATGTGCCCCGAGTGCGAGGGGCGCGGCACCGTCAGCGACTTCGCGCTCGACGAGCTCTACGACGCCGACAAAACCCTGACGGAGGGCGCCCTCAAGGTCCCCGGGTTCAGCATGGACGGCTGGTACGGCCGCATCTTCGCGGTGATGGTGCCGATGGATACGCCGATCCGCGACTTCACCGACGAGCAGCTGCACGTGCTGCTCCACAACGAGCCCGTGAAGGTCAAGGCCGACGGCGTCAACGTCACGTACGAGGGGCTCATCCCGCGGATCCAGAAGTCGATGCTCTCGAAGGACCGGGAGGCGATGCAGTCGCACATCCGCGCGTTCGTGGATCGGGCGATCGTGTTCACTGCGTGCCCGTCCTGCGACGGCACCCGACTGAACGAGACGGCCCGCTCCTCGAAGATCCGAGGACTCAGCATCGCCGATGCGTGCGCCATGCAGATCTCCGACCTCGCCGAGTGGGTGCGCGAGATCGACGATCCCGGCCTCGCGCCGCTCATCGAGAAGCTGCTCGACACCCTCGACTCGTTCGTGCAGATCGGTCTCGGCTATCTGAGTCTCGACCGCCCCGCGGGCACCCTGTCGGGCGGCGAGTCGCAGCGCACCAAAATGATCCGGCATCTCGGGTCGAGCATCACCGACGCCACCTACGTCTTCGACGAGCCGTCGATCGGACTGCACCCGCACGACATCCAGCGCATGAATCAGCTGCTCCTGCGGCTTCGCGACAAGGGCAACACGGTGCTCGTGGTCGAGCACAAACCCGAGATGATCGAGATCGCCGACCACGTCGTGGATCTCGGCCCGGGCGCCGGCGCGCAGGGCGGCGAGATCTGCTTCGAGGGCTCCGTGGCGGCGCTGCGGGAGTCGGGCACGCGCACCGGCATCCACCTCGACGACCGCGCGCAGTTGAAGCCGGAGACGCGCACCGGCTCCGGCAGCATCGCCGTGCGCGGGGCGGATCGCCACAATCTGCAGGGCATCGACGTCGATGTGCCGCTCGGCGTCCTCTGCGTGGTGACGGGTGTTGCGGGATCCGGCAAGAGCACGCTCATCCACGGCTACGTGTCGCCGCAGGAGGGCGTCGTGGCGGTGGACCAGGGCGCGATCAAGGGATCGCGCCGATCCAACCCCGCCACGTACACCGGGCTGCTCGATCCCGTGCGCACCGCGTTCGCGAAGGCCAACGGGGTGAAGCCCGCGCTCTTCAGTGCGAACTCGGAGGGGGCCTGCCCGGAGTGCAAGGGCGCGGGAGTGATCTTCACGGACCTCGGCATGATGGCCACGATGGAGAGCCCGTGCGAGGTGTGCGAGGGCAAGCGCTTCGCCGCCGAGGTGCTGGAGTACACCCTCGGCGGCAAGAACATCGCCGAGGTGCTCGACCTCAGTATGGCCGACGCTCGTGAGTTCTTCGCCGGCGGGGAGTCGAAGGTGCCCAAGGCGGCGAAGATCCTCGACCGGCTCGTCGACGTCGGGCTCGGGTATCTGACCCTCGGTCAGCCGCTGTCGACGCTCTCGGGCGGTGAGCGGCAGCGCTTGAAGCTCGCCATCCACATGATCGAGGACGCCGATGTGTACGTGCTCGACGAGCCGACCACCGGCCTGCACCTCGCCGACGTCGAGCTGCTGCTCGGACTGCTCGATCGGCTGGTCGATGCGGGCAAGAGTGTGATCGTGATCGAGCACCACCAGGCCGTGATGGCGCACGCCGACTGGATCATCGACATCGGCCCCGGCGCGGGACAGCAGGGTGGCACCGTGGTCTTCGAGGGCACGCCGCAGGACCTCGTGGCAGGCAAGGCGACGCTGACGGCGCAGCACCTCGTGGAGTACGTGGGCGCGGCGTAG
- a CDS encoding CPBP family intramembrane glutamic endopeptidase, with protein sequence MDIGERPTVTSVRPAHLAAAALTVLAAPAFFVAEIPVLGFGLLIAGLLLAWLVDRPISPRGGAPSLLRDLSLIAIGLGIVRSIPLAAELDTWSMVKFTLALGGAVAVPYLVSRFIYRDRATGFPWRGGGRWGRLHWSWLVGVLVLGWLILPGYFISSGVYRNWPEVTSPDLIARLFVGVNAVGIWDELFFICTVFAVLLRHFPVWLANVLQAVVFVSFLWELGYRAWGPLLTIPFALVQGYIFLRTKSLGYVVVVHLLFDAVVFAVLVHAHNPGLFDIFPLAP encoded by the coding sequence ATGGACATCGGGGAGCGGCCAACGGTGACGAGCGTGCGACCCGCCCATCTGGCGGCGGCCGCGCTCACGGTGCTCGCCGCGCCGGCGTTCTTCGTCGCGGAGATCCCGGTGCTCGGGTTCGGCCTGCTCATTGCGGGCCTGCTGCTCGCGTGGCTGGTGGATCGGCCGATCTCACCCCGCGGCGGCGCGCCGTCGCTGCTGCGCGACCTCTCCCTGATCGCGATCGGACTCGGGATCGTGCGCTCGATCCCGCTCGCGGCCGAGCTCGACACCTGGTCGATGGTGAAGTTCACGCTCGCCCTCGGCGGTGCAGTGGCGGTGCCGTACCTCGTCTCCCGATTCATCTACCGGGATCGCGCCACCGGCTTCCCGTGGCGCGGCGGCGGGCGCTGGGGGCGTCTGCACTGGTCCTGGCTGGTCGGCGTGCTGGTACTCGGCTGGCTGATCCTGCCCGGCTACTTCATCTCCTCGGGCGTCTACCGGAACTGGCCGGAGGTCACGTCGCCCGACCTCATCGCCCGTCTGTTCGTAGGTGTCAACGCGGTCGGGATCTGGGACGAGCTGTTCTTCATCTGCACGGTGTTCGCAGTGCTGCTCCGTCACTTCCCGGTCTGGCTCGCGAACGTGCTGCAGGCGGTCGTGTTCGTGTCGTTCCTGTGGGAGCTCGGATACCGCGCGTGGGGGCCGCTGCTCACGATCCCGTTCGCGCTGGTGCAGGGCTACATCTTCCTGCGCACCAAGTCGCTCGGCTACGTGGTGGTGGTGCACCTGCTCTTCGACGCGGTCGTGTTCGCGGTGCTCGTGCACGCGCACAACCCCGGACTCTTCGACATCTTCCCGCTCGCGCCGTAG
- the aroQ gene encoding type II 3-dehydroquinate dehydratase, with protein sequence MTGQILLVNGPNLNLLGTREPHIYGTETLDDVEALVTRTAADFGLSVRAVQSNHEGELIDAIHAAREDCAAILINPGGLTHTSVVLRDALSGVSLPVAEVHISNVHAREAFRRHSYVSPIAAFVIAGCGVQGYEFAVRRIAALLAD encoded by the coding sequence ATGACCGGTCAGATCCTGCTGGTGAACGGCCCGAACCTGAACCTGCTCGGCACCCGCGAACCGCACATCTACGGCACGGAGACCCTCGACGACGTGGAGGCGCTGGTCACCCGCACGGCCGCCGACTTCGGCCTGAGCGTGCGCGCGGTGCAGAGCAACCACGAGGGCGAGCTGATCGACGCGATCCACGCGGCCCGCGAGGACTGCGCCGCGATCCTCATCAACCCGGGCGGCCTCACCCACACCTCCGTGGTGCTGCGCGACGCGCTGAGCGGAGTGTCGCTGCCCGTCGCCGAGGTGCACATCTCGAACGTGCACGCGCGCGAGGCGTTCCGGCGGCACTCCTATGTCTCCCCGATCGCCGCGTTCGTGATCGCCGGGTGCGGGGTGCAGGGGTACGAGTTCGCGGTACGCCGGATCGCCGCGCTGCTCGCGGACTAG
- the trmB gene encoding tRNA (guanosine(46)-N7)-methyltransferase TrmB, whose translation MTEHPEQPLPAQRSDPSTFRDKPVSFVRRSRMTPSQERAWAEHETKYVIDVPRGPAATSVADDARLDPTEIFGREAPLIVEVGSGQGHAILHASATRPEINFLAVEVFRAGLARTIIRAEQGGLTNLRLAEVNAPELLEKGLSAGSVDELWVFFPDPWAKARHQKRRLVDADFAAIAARALRPGGVLRLATDWEDYAVQMREVMDAAPGFTREFTGDWADRFDGRIITAFETKGANKGRAIRDLGYRRD comes from the coding sequence GTGACTGAACACCCCGAGCAGCCCCTGCCCGCCCAGCGTAGCGACCCGAGCACCTTCCGCGACAAGCCGGTGTCCTTCGTCCGTCGCAGCCGCATGACCCCCTCGCAGGAGCGGGCCTGGGCCGAGCACGAGACGAAGTACGTGATCGATGTGCCGCGCGGCCCCGCCGCGACGAGCGTGGCGGATGACGCGCGGCTCGATCCCACGGAGATCTTCGGCCGCGAGGCACCGCTCATCGTCGAGGTCGGCTCGGGGCAGGGCCACGCGATCCTGCACGCCTCGGCGACCCGGCCCGAGATCAACTTCCTCGCCGTGGAGGTCTTCCGCGCGGGGCTCGCGCGCACCATCATCCGCGCGGAGCAGGGTGGCCTCACGAATCTGCGCCTCGCCGAGGTGAACGCCCCGGAACTGCTCGAGAAGGGCCTGTCCGCGGGTTCCGTCGACGAGCTGTGGGTGTTCTTCCCCGATCCGTGGGCGAAGGCGCGCCACCAGAAGCGCCGGCTCGTCGACGCAGACTTCGCGGCGATCGCTGCTCGGGCGCTGCGCCCGGGAGGCGTGCTGCGGCTCGCCACCGACTGGGAGGACTACGCCGTGCAGATGCGGGAGGTCATGGACGCGGCCCCCGGGTTCACTCGGGAGTTCACCGGCGACTGGGCCGATCGCTTCGACGGTCGGATCATCACGGCCTTCGAGACGAAGGGCGCGAACAAGGGTCGCGCGATCCGGGATCTCGGCTACCGCCGCGACTGA
- a CDS encoding NAD(P)H-dependent flavin oxidoreductase, with protein MSSTSGDTTPDAPLTPAPSRERSAWAERLGLRVPVVCAPMGGVAGGALAGAVSRAGALGMIGMGSAGSVAALERELARLDTGGAPFGIGLVAWGIAREPELLTRALEAAPALLSVSFVDWRAEPAARAQRDAWIGAARGAGVRTITQVATADEARSAAAAGVDAVVARGKEGGGHGEHREPRDPLLESVLAAVEIPVLAAGAVTSAADLVEVQRRGASAAWIGTAFAACTEALTSAPARAALIAAEGRDTVVSRVLDVALDRPWPSHYPERLLRTPFVERWQGRESELAADTVAKAEFRAALAAQDYTVVPLDAGEGVGAVTTVRSAADVVRELARPLR; from the coding sequence ATGAGCAGCACCTCCGGCGATACGACCCCCGACGCACCTCTGACACCTGCCCCGAGCCGAGAGCGCAGCGCTTGGGCTGAGCGCCTCGGGCTCCGCGTACCCGTGGTCTGCGCGCCCATGGGCGGGGTCGCGGGCGGTGCGCTCGCGGGAGCGGTGTCGCGGGCGGGCGCGCTCGGCATGATCGGCATGGGGAGCGCGGGATCCGTCGCCGCGCTCGAGCGCGAGCTCGCGCGGCTCGACACGGGCGGTGCGCCGTTCGGGATCGGGCTCGTCGCCTGGGGGATCGCGCGCGAGCCCGAGCTCCTCACCCGTGCACTGGAGGCCGCCCCGGCGCTCCTGTCGGTGAGCTTCGTCGATTGGCGTGCCGAACCCGCGGCCCGCGCGCAGCGCGACGCCTGGATCGGTGCGGCGCGAGGGGCGGGCGTGCGCACCATCACCCAGGTCGCGACCGCCGACGAGGCCCGATCCGCCGCCGCGGCCGGCGTCGACGCCGTCGTCGCCCGCGGCAAGGAGGGCGGCGGCCACGGGGAGCACCGGGAGCCCCGCGATCCGCTGCTGGAGTCGGTGCTCGCCGCGGTCGAGATCCCCGTGCTCGCGGCCGGGGCCGTGACGAGCGCAGCGGACCTGGTCGAGGTGCAGCGGCGGGGCGCGTCCGCGGCGTGGATCGGCACGGCGTTCGCCGCGTGCACCGAGGCGCTCACGAGTGCGCCGGCCCGCGCGGCCCTCATCGCCGCCGAGGGGCGCGACACCGTGGTCTCCCGGGTGCTCGACGTCGCGCTCGACCGACCGTGGCCGTCGCACTACCCCGAGCGGCTGCTCCGCACCCCGTTCGTCGAGCGCTGGCAGGGCCGCGAGTCCGAACTCGCGGCCGACACGGTGGCGAAGGCGGAGTTCCGTGCGGCGCTGGCGGCGCAGGACTACACGGTGGTGCCGCTCGACGCGGGCGAGGGGGTCGGTGCGGTCACGACGGTGCGCTCCGCCGCCGACGTGGTGCGCGAGCTCGCGCGCCCTCTACGATGA